A stretch of Acidobacteriota bacterium DNA encodes these proteins:
- a CDS encoding alpha/beta hydrolase, translating into MKSHVMSPDLFLKRIVQNKLFHLEEGPKGGKPILLIHGITGSHRYWNTIRKKLAKNNHLIIPDLLGFGYSPKPYIHYSVDIFRDSLRSLLLSKNLEHHRIILIGHSLGTIIAAEYAAAYPGQVAGLVLISIPAFPNEAMAHRIFWRGSASYRNLLTTNSFSANFSQIWRSGFNMSLTYLSRIPFPVLIDSRKFTFRSLTSTLENCLLKYRADQFLSRLNDIPVLALHGERDQVSPLSGVIDLAKKLPELSLKVIKHSGHHIVLTHPQECLHEIERFLDRLA; encoded by the coding sequence ATGAAAAGTCACGTCATGAGCCCTGATCTCTTTTTAAAAAGGATAGTTCAAAACAAGCTATTCCATCTCGAGGAAGGACCCAAGGGAGGGAAACCGATACTTCTCATTCATGGTATCACAGGCTCCCATCGTTACTGGAACACCATCAGGAAAAAGCTTGCGAAGAACAATCATCTGATTATCCCCGATCTTCTTGGATTTGGATACTCACCCAAGCCTTACATCCATTATTCTGTCGACATCTTCAGAGATTCTCTGAGAAGCCTCCTCCTGAGCAAGAATTTGGAACATCACAGGATCATCCTCATCGGTCATTCGCTCGGCACCATCATTGCAGCGGAATATGCCGCTGCATATCCGGGTCAAGTGGCCGGGCTTGTTCTAATCTCCATTCCGGCTTTTCCCAACGAGGCTATGGCTCACAGGATTTTCTGGAGAGGATCGGCCAGCTACAGGAATCTATTGACGACGAACAGTTTTTCTGCGAACTTCTCGCAGATCTGGAGGTCAGGTTTTAACATGTCTCTTACATATCTTTCTCGGATACCGTTTCCAGTCCTGATCGACAGCAGGAAATTTACGTTCCGCTCTCTCACCTCCACGCTGGAAAATTGTCTCCTGAAATACAGGGCAGATCAGTTCTTATCACGTCTCAATGATATCCCCGTCCTTGCTCTCCACGGAGAGAGGGACCAGGTTTCCCCGCTGAGCGGAGTAATCGATCTTGCGAAAAAGCTGCCTGAGCTTTCCTTGAAGGTGATAAAACACTCCGGGCATCACATCGTCCTGACCCACCCCCAGGAGTGCCTGCATGAAATAGAACGTTTCCTGGACCGCCTTGCCTGA
- a CDS encoding 4Fe-4S binding protein — translation MAVIIDYALCEGSGFCAQVCPEDVFEHKDGETRIVNENACTYCYLCVENCPNNAITLE, via the coding sequence ATGGCTGTAATAATAGATTATGCACTTTGCGAGGGATCAGGGTTCTGTGCTCAGGTATGCCCTGAAGATGTCTTCGAACACAAAGATGGGGAGACGAGAATCGTCAACGAGAATGCTTGTACATACTGCTATCTCTGCGTCGAGAACTGCCCAAACAATGCCATAACCCTCGAGTGA